The genomic segment ATTGCATGTTCAATCGCGCCGCTGAAGCGATGCCGGGGAATTGTCTTGTCCTCTTTAGCTGCCTGCACCGCAGCCTCTGCGGCTTCCATGATGCCATTTCCCTTTAATGCCGAGATCTCTACCACCTTGCAGCCAAGTGCTCTGGACAGTTCCTCCGTTTTAATATGATCTCCATTCTTTTTCACTATGTCCATCATATTAACCGCTACGACTACCGGAATTCCAATTTCCACAAGCTGCGTAGTCAAATAAAGATTTCTCTCCAGATTGGTTCCATCTACAATATTTAAAATTGCATCTGGCCTCTCATCAATCAGATAATTTCTGGCCACTACTTCTTCTAATGTGTACGGTGATAATGAATAGATACCCGGAAGATCTGTAATGGTGACGGTATCATGCTTTTTCAGTTTTCCCTCTTTTTTTTCTACTGTAACGCCAGGCCAGTTGCCCACAAATTGGTTGGAACCTGTCAAGGCATTAAATAAAGTGGTTTTGCCGCTATTGGGATTTCCGGCTAATGCAATACGAATACTCACGATTCCCTCCTGTTGTTAGTTTTAACTAACTCTAAATCAAAAATTTATTCGATTTCGATCATTTCTGCGTCTGCTTTTCGCAGTGATAGCTCATAGCTGCGCACGGTAATTTCAACGGGATCTCCCAGCGGCGCAACCTTACGCACATAAATCTCCACGCCCTTAGTAATTCCCATATCCATAATGCGCCTCTTGACAGCTCCTTCTCCATGCAGCTTTTTAACTTTTGCCCGACCACCTACTGGCACTTGCCTTAATGTTTTCATTGTTCTCCCTTCCTTTTTAAAATTTGAACATCAGCTCTAAGGCTGTTTTTTGATTATTTTACGCGCACTGCGCGTTAATCAACCATAATCTTCCCTGCCATTTCACGGCTGATTGCCACTCTGGAGCCTTTTATGTTGACAATTAAATTTCCGCCTATGGCCGCAATCACTGTCACTGCTGCCCCAGCTACAAAGCCAAGATTTTCTAAATGACCTTTTACCTCTGTTTTTCCTCCGACCTTTTTAATCATCATTTCTTCATCTGTATTGGCTAGTATCAATGGCATCATTTTCTTCCCCCTTCGTTAGTTCTAACTAACCTTTGTTTATATGTTAGCATAGACTAACTCCTATGTCAAGACTTTTTTATTGATTTGATTTGCTCTGCTGGGCTTACGCCAGTTTATTGATTTTTTTCATTTTGGCGGAAATTTTTCCAC from the Lachnospiraceae bacterium genome contains:
- a CDS encoding ferrous iron transport protein A, whose translation is MKTLRQVPVGGRAKVKKLHGEGAVKRRIMDMGITKGVEIYVRKVAPLGDPVEITVRSYELSLRKADAEMIEIE
- a CDS encoding ferrous iron transport protein A — its product is MMPLILANTDEEMMIKKVGGKTEVKGHLENLGFVAGAAVTVIAAIGGNLIVNIKGSRVAISREMAGKIMVD